In the Acomys russatus chromosome 13, mAcoRus1.1, whole genome shotgun sequence genome, one interval contains:
- the Tmcc1 gene encoding transmembrane and coiled-coil domains protein 1 isoform X4, whose translation MVQRFSLRRQLSKIERLEVSSLAQTSSAVASSTDGSIHTESVDGIPDPQRTKAAIAHLQQKILKLTEQIKIAQTARDDNVAEYLKLANSADKQQAARIKQVFEKKNQKSAQTILQLQKKLEHYHRKLREVEQNGIPRQPKDVFRDMHQGLKDVGAKVTGFSEGVVDSVKGGLSSFSQATHSAAGAVVSKPREIASLIRNKFGSADNIPNLKDSLEEGQVDDGGKALGVISNFQSSPKYGSEEDCSSATSGSVGANSTTGGIAVGASSSKTNTLDMQSSGFDALLHEIQEIRETQARLEESFETLKEHYQRDYSLIMQTLQEERYRCERLEEQLNDLTELHQNEILNLKQELASMEEKIAYQSYERARDIQEALEACQTRISKMELQQQQQQVVQLEGLENATARNLLGKLINILLAVMAVLLVFVSTVANCVVPLMKTRNRTFSTLFLVAFIAFLWKHWDALFSYVDRLFSPPR comes from the exons atCGAGCGTTTGGAAGTAAGCAGCCTCGCCCAGACTTCCAGTGCCGTGGCCTCCAGCACCGATGGCAGCATCCACACAGAATCTGTGGATGGAATACCAGATCCTCAGCGCACAAAAGCTGCCATTGCACACCTGCAGCAGAAGATCCTAAAGCTCACAGAACAGATCAAAATTGCACAGACAGCCCGAGACGACAACGTTGCTGAATACTTGAAGCTTGCCAACAGTGCAGACAAGCAGCAGGCTGCTCGCATCAAACAGGTGTTtgagaagaaaaaccagaaatcTGCACAGACCATTCTCCAGCTGCAGAAGAAGCTTGAGCATTACCACCGCAAGCTCCGTGAGGTGGAGCAGAACGGGATCCCCCGACAGCCCAAGGATGTCTTCAGAGACATGCACCAGGGTCTGAAGGATGTGGGTGCAAAAGTGACTGGCTTCAGTGAAGGTGTAGTGGACAGCGTCAAAGGTGGAttgtccagcttctcccaggcTACCCATTCAGCAGCAGGGGCTGTGGTCTCCAAACCCAGAGAGATCGCCTCATTGATTCGGAACAAATTTGGCAGTGCAGACAACATCCCTAACCTGAAGGACTCACTGGAGGAAGGACAAGTGGATGATGGGGGAAAGGCTTTAGGGGTTATTTCAAACTTTCAGTCAAGTCCAAAATATGGTAGTGAGGAAGATTGTTCTAGTGCCACTTCAGGCTCAGTAGGAGCCAATAGTACTACCGGGGGCATTGCTGTAGGAGCGTCCAGCTCCAAAACAAACACCCTCGACATGCAGAGCTCAGGGTTTGATGCACTACTGCATGAGATCCAGGAGATCCGAGAAACCCAGGCCCGACTGGAGGAGTCCTTCGAGACTCTCAAGGAGCATTATCAGAGGGACTACTCCTTAATAATGCAGACCTTACAGGAAGAGCGGTATAG aTGTGAGCGACTAGAAGAGCAACTGAATGACCTGACAGAACTTCACCAGAACGAGATCCTGAACTTAAAGCAGGAGCTGGCCAGCATGGAAGAGAAAATCGCCTACCAGTCCTATGAGCGGGCCCGGGACATCCAG GAAGCCCTGGAGGCCTGTCAGACCCGCATCTCCAAGATGGagctgcagcagcaacagcagcaagtggTGCAGCTGGAAGGGCTGGAGAACGCCACTGCCCGGAACCTTCTGGGCAAACTCATCAACATCCTCCTAGCTGTCATGGCAGTCCTCTTGGTCTTTGTGTCCACAGTAGCCAATTGTGTGGTCCCCCTCATGAAGACACGCAACAGGACGTTCAGCACTTTATTCCTTGTGGCTTTCATTGCTTTTCTCTGGAAGCACTGGGATGCCCTCTTCAGCTACGTGGACCGGCTCTTCTCACCCCCCAGATGA
- the Tmcc1 gene encoding transmembrane and coiled-coil domains protein 1 isoform X3 has product MEPSLSSETVCCICIERLEVSSLAQTSSAVASSTDGSIHTESVDGIPDPQRTKAAIAHLQQKILKLTEQIKIAQTARDDNVAEYLKLANSADKQQAARIKQVFEKKNQKSAQTILQLQKKLEHYHRKLREVEQNGIPRQPKDVFRDMHQGLKDVGAKVTGFSEGVVDSVKGGLSSFSQATHSAAGAVVSKPREIASLIRNKFGSADNIPNLKDSLEEGQVDDGGKALGVISNFQSSPKYGSEEDCSSATSGSVGANSTTGGIAVGASSSKTNTLDMQSSGFDALLHEIQEIRETQARLEESFETLKEHYQRDYSLIMQTLQEERYRCERLEEQLNDLTELHQNEILNLKQELASMEEKIAYQSYERARDIQEALEACQTRISKMELQQQQQQVVQLEGLENATARNLLGKLINILLAVMAVLLVFVSTVANCVVPLMKTRNRTFSTLFLVAFIAFLWKHWDALFSYVDRLFSPPR; this is encoded by the exons atCGAGCGTTTGGAAGTAAGCAGCCTCGCCCAGACTTCCAGTGCCGTGGCCTCCAGCACCGATGGCAGCATCCACACAGAATCTGTGGATGGAATACCAGATCCTCAGCGCACAAAAGCTGCCATTGCACACCTGCAGCAGAAGATCCTAAAGCTCACAGAACAGATCAAAATTGCACAGACAGCCCGAGACGACAACGTTGCTGAATACTTGAAGCTTGCCAACAGTGCAGACAAGCAGCAGGCTGCTCGCATCAAACAGGTGTTtgagaagaaaaaccagaaatcTGCACAGACCATTCTCCAGCTGCAGAAGAAGCTTGAGCATTACCACCGCAAGCTCCGTGAGGTGGAGCAGAACGGGATCCCCCGACAGCCCAAGGATGTCTTCAGAGACATGCACCAGGGTCTGAAGGATGTGGGTGCAAAAGTGACTGGCTTCAGTGAAGGTGTAGTGGACAGCGTCAAAGGTGGAttgtccagcttctcccaggcTACCCATTCAGCAGCAGGGGCTGTGGTCTCCAAACCCAGAGAGATCGCCTCATTGATTCGGAACAAATTTGGCAGTGCAGACAACATCCCTAACCTGAAGGACTCACTGGAGGAAGGACAAGTGGATGATGGGGGAAAGGCTTTAGGGGTTATTTCAAACTTTCAGTCAAGTCCAAAATATGGTAGTGAGGAAGATTGTTCTAGTGCCACTTCAGGCTCAGTAGGAGCCAATAGTACTACCGGGGGCATTGCTGTAGGAGCGTCCAGCTCCAAAACAAACACCCTCGACATGCAGAGCTCAGGGTTTGATGCACTACTGCATGAGATCCAGGAGATCCGAGAAACCCAGGCCCGACTGGAGGAGTCCTTCGAGACTCTCAAGGAGCATTATCAGAGGGACTACTCCTTAATAATGCAGACCTTACAGGAAGAGCGGTATAG aTGTGAGCGACTAGAAGAGCAACTGAATGACCTGACAGAACTTCACCAGAACGAGATCCTGAACTTAAAGCAGGAGCTGGCCAGCATGGAAGAGAAAATCGCCTACCAGTCCTATGAGCGGGCCCGGGACATCCAG GAAGCCCTGGAGGCCTGTCAGACCCGCATCTCCAAGATGGagctgcagcagcaacagcagcaagtggTGCAGCTGGAAGGGCTGGAGAACGCCACTGCCCGGAACCTTCTGGGCAAACTCATCAACATCCTCCTAGCTGTCATGGCAGTCCTCTTGGTCTTTGTGTCCACAGTAGCCAATTGTGTGGTCCCCCTCATGAAGACACGCAACAGGACGTTCAGCACTTTATTCCTTGTGGCTTTCATTGCTTTTCTCTGGAAGCACTGGGATGCCCTCTTCAGCTACGTGGACCGGCTCTTCTCACCCCCCAGATGA
- the Tmcc1 gene encoding transmembrane and coiled-coil domains protein 1 isoform X6: MWKAIERLEVSSLAQTSSAVASSTDGSIHTESVDGIPDPQRTKAAIAHLQQKILKLTEQIKIAQTARDDNVAEYLKLANSADKQQAARIKQVFEKKNQKSAQTILQLQKKLEHYHRKLREVEQNGIPRQPKDVFRDMHQGLKDVGAKVTGFSEGVVDSVKGGLSSFSQATHSAAGAVVSKPREIASLIRNKFGSADNIPNLKDSLEEGQVDDGGKALGVISNFQSSPKYGSEEDCSSATSGSVGANSTTGGIAVGASSSKTNTLDMQSSGFDALLHEIQEIRETQARLEESFETLKEHYQRDYSLIMQTLQEERYRCERLEEQLNDLTELHQNEILNLKQELASMEEKIAYQSYERARDIQEALEACQTRISKMELQQQQQQVVQLEGLENATARNLLGKLINILLAVMAVLLVFVSTVANCVVPLMKTRNRTFSTLFLVAFIAFLWKHWDALFSYVDRLFSPPR; encoded by the exons atCGAGCGTTTGGAAGTAAGCAGCCTCGCCCAGACTTCCAGTGCCGTGGCCTCCAGCACCGATGGCAGCATCCACACAGAATCTGTGGATGGAATACCAGATCCTCAGCGCACAAAAGCTGCCATTGCACACCTGCAGCAGAAGATCCTAAAGCTCACAGAACAGATCAAAATTGCACAGACAGCCCGAGACGACAACGTTGCTGAATACTTGAAGCTTGCCAACAGTGCAGACAAGCAGCAGGCTGCTCGCATCAAACAGGTGTTtgagaagaaaaaccagaaatcTGCACAGACCATTCTCCAGCTGCAGAAGAAGCTTGAGCATTACCACCGCAAGCTCCGTGAGGTGGAGCAGAACGGGATCCCCCGACAGCCCAAGGATGTCTTCAGAGACATGCACCAGGGTCTGAAGGATGTGGGTGCAAAAGTGACTGGCTTCAGTGAAGGTGTAGTGGACAGCGTCAAAGGTGGAttgtccagcttctcccaggcTACCCATTCAGCAGCAGGGGCTGTGGTCTCCAAACCCAGAGAGATCGCCTCATTGATTCGGAACAAATTTGGCAGTGCAGACAACATCCCTAACCTGAAGGACTCACTGGAGGAAGGACAAGTGGATGATGGGGGAAAGGCTTTAGGGGTTATTTCAAACTTTCAGTCAAGTCCAAAATATGGTAGTGAGGAAGATTGTTCTAGTGCCACTTCAGGCTCAGTAGGAGCCAATAGTACTACCGGGGGCATTGCTGTAGGAGCGTCCAGCTCCAAAACAAACACCCTCGACATGCAGAGCTCAGGGTTTGATGCACTACTGCATGAGATCCAGGAGATCCGAGAAACCCAGGCCCGACTGGAGGAGTCCTTCGAGACTCTCAAGGAGCATTATCAGAGGGACTACTCCTTAATAATGCAGACCTTACAGGAAGAGCGGTATAG aTGTGAGCGACTAGAAGAGCAACTGAATGACCTGACAGAACTTCACCAGAACGAGATCCTGAACTTAAAGCAGGAGCTGGCCAGCATGGAAGAGAAAATCGCCTACCAGTCCTATGAGCGGGCCCGGGACATCCAG GAAGCCCTGGAGGCCTGTCAGACCCGCATCTCCAAGATGGagctgcagcagcaacagcagcaagtggTGCAGCTGGAAGGGCTGGAGAACGCCACTGCCCGGAACCTTCTGGGCAAACTCATCAACATCCTCCTAGCTGTCATGGCAGTCCTCTTGGTCTTTGTGTCCACAGTAGCCAATTGTGTGGTCCCCCTCATGAAGACACGCAACAGGACGTTCAGCACTTTATTCCTTGTGGCTTTCATTGCTTTTCTCTGGAAGCACTGGGATGCCCTCTTCAGCTACGTGGACCGGCTCTTCTCACCCCCCAGATGA
- the Tmcc1 gene encoding transmembrane and coiled-coil domains protein 1 isoform X5, translated as MEPSLSSETIERLEVSSLAQTSSAVASSTDGSIHTESVDGIPDPQRTKAAIAHLQQKILKLTEQIKIAQTARDDNVAEYLKLANSADKQQAARIKQVFEKKNQKSAQTILQLQKKLEHYHRKLREVEQNGIPRQPKDVFRDMHQGLKDVGAKVTGFSEGVVDSVKGGLSSFSQATHSAAGAVVSKPREIASLIRNKFGSADNIPNLKDSLEEGQVDDGGKALGVISNFQSSPKYGSEEDCSSATSGSVGANSTTGGIAVGASSSKTNTLDMQSSGFDALLHEIQEIRETQARLEESFETLKEHYQRDYSLIMQTLQEERYRCERLEEQLNDLTELHQNEILNLKQELASMEEKIAYQSYERARDIQEALEACQTRISKMELQQQQQQVVQLEGLENATARNLLGKLINILLAVMAVLLVFVSTVANCVVPLMKTRNRTFSTLFLVAFIAFLWKHWDALFSYVDRLFSPPR; from the exons atCGAGCGTTTGGAAGTAAGCAGCCTCGCCCAGACTTCCAGTGCCGTGGCCTCCAGCACCGATGGCAGCATCCACACAGAATCTGTGGATGGAATACCAGATCCTCAGCGCACAAAAGCTGCCATTGCACACCTGCAGCAGAAGATCCTAAAGCTCACAGAACAGATCAAAATTGCACAGACAGCCCGAGACGACAACGTTGCTGAATACTTGAAGCTTGCCAACAGTGCAGACAAGCAGCAGGCTGCTCGCATCAAACAGGTGTTtgagaagaaaaaccagaaatcTGCACAGACCATTCTCCAGCTGCAGAAGAAGCTTGAGCATTACCACCGCAAGCTCCGTGAGGTGGAGCAGAACGGGATCCCCCGACAGCCCAAGGATGTCTTCAGAGACATGCACCAGGGTCTGAAGGATGTGGGTGCAAAAGTGACTGGCTTCAGTGAAGGTGTAGTGGACAGCGTCAAAGGTGGAttgtccagcttctcccaggcTACCCATTCAGCAGCAGGGGCTGTGGTCTCCAAACCCAGAGAGATCGCCTCATTGATTCGGAACAAATTTGGCAGTGCAGACAACATCCCTAACCTGAAGGACTCACTGGAGGAAGGACAAGTGGATGATGGGGGAAAGGCTTTAGGGGTTATTTCAAACTTTCAGTCAAGTCCAAAATATGGTAGTGAGGAAGATTGTTCTAGTGCCACTTCAGGCTCAGTAGGAGCCAATAGTACTACCGGGGGCATTGCTGTAGGAGCGTCCAGCTCCAAAACAAACACCCTCGACATGCAGAGCTCAGGGTTTGATGCACTACTGCATGAGATCCAGGAGATCCGAGAAACCCAGGCCCGACTGGAGGAGTCCTTCGAGACTCTCAAGGAGCATTATCAGAGGGACTACTCCTTAATAATGCAGACCTTACAGGAAGAGCGGTATAG aTGTGAGCGACTAGAAGAGCAACTGAATGACCTGACAGAACTTCACCAGAACGAGATCCTGAACTTAAAGCAGGAGCTGGCCAGCATGGAAGAGAAAATCGCCTACCAGTCCTATGAGCGGGCCCGGGACATCCAG GAAGCCCTGGAGGCCTGTCAGACCCGCATCTCCAAGATGGagctgcagcagcaacagcagcaagtggTGCAGCTGGAAGGGCTGGAGAACGCCACTGCCCGGAACCTTCTGGGCAAACTCATCAACATCCTCCTAGCTGTCATGGCAGTCCTCTTGGTCTTTGTGTCCACAGTAGCCAATTGTGTGGTCCCCCTCATGAAGACACGCAACAGGACGTTCAGCACTTTATTCCTTGTGGCTTTCATTGCTTTTCTCTGGAAGCACTGGGATGCCCTCTTCAGCTACGTGGACCGGCTCTTCTCACCCCCCAGATGA
- the Tmcc1 gene encoding transmembrane and coiled-coil domains protein 1 isoform X2, producing MDMTTRCFVISSYKPKRRIERLEVSSLAQTSSAVASSTDGSIHTESVDGIPDPQRTKAAIAHLQQKILKLTEQIKIAQTARDDNVAEYLKLANSADKQQAARIKQVFEKKNQKSAQTILQLQKKLEHYHRKLREVEQNGIPRQPKDVFRDMHQGLKDVGAKVTGFSEGVVDSVKGGLSSFSQATHSAAGAVVSKPREIASLIRNKFGSADNIPNLKDSLEEGQVDDGGKALGVISNFQSSPKYGSEEDCSSATSGSVGANSTTGGIAVGASSSKTNTLDMQSSGFDALLHEIQEIRETQARLEESFETLKEHYQRDYSLIMQTLQEERYRCERLEEQLNDLTELHQNEILNLKQELASMEEKIAYQSYERARDIQEALEACQTRISKMELQQQQQQVVQLEGLENATARNLLGKLINILLAVMAVLLVFVSTVANCVVPLMKTRNRTFSTLFLVAFIAFLWKHWDALFSYVDRLFSPPR from the exons atCGAGCGTTTGGAAGTAAGCAGCCTCGCCCAGACTTCCAGTGCCGTGGCCTCCAGCACCGATGGCAGCATCCACACAGAATCTGTGGATGGAATACCAGATCCTCAGCGCACAAAAGCTGCCATTGCACACCTGCAGCAGAAGATCCTAAAGCTCACAGAACAGATCAAAATTGCACAGACAGCCCGAGACGACAACGTTGCTGAATACTTGAAGCTTGCCAACAGTGCAGACAAGCAGCAGGCTGCTCGCATCAAACAGGTGTTtgagaagaaaaaccagaaatcTGCACAGACCATTCTCCAGCTGCAGAAGAAGCTTGAGCATTACCACCGCAAGCTCCGTGAGGTGGAGCAGAACGGGATCCCCCGACAGCCCAAGGATGTCTTCAGAGACATGCACCAGGGTCTGAAGGATGTGGGTGCAAAAGTGACTGGCTTCAGTGAAGGTGTAGTGGACAGCGTCAAAGGTGGAttgtccagcttctcccaggcTACCCATTCAGCAGCAGGGGCTGTGGTCTCCAAACCCAGAGAGATCGCCTCATTGATTCGGAACAAATTTGGCAGTGCAGACAACATCCCTAACCTGAAGGACTCACTGGAGGAAGGACAAGTGGATGATGGGGGAAAGGCTTTAGGGGTTATTTCAAACTTTCAGTCAAGTCCAAAATATGGTAGTGAGGAAGATTGTTCTAGTGCCACTTCAGGCTCAGTAGGAGCCAATAGTACTACCGGGGGCATTGCTGTAGGAGCGTCCAGCTCCAAAACAAACACCCTCGACATGCAGAGCTCAGGGTTTGATGCACTACTGCATGAGATCCAGGAGATCCGAGAAACCCAGGCCCGACTGGAGGAGTCCTTCGAGACTCTCAAGGAGCATTATCAGAGGGACTACTCCTTAATAATGCAGACCTTACAGGAAGAGCGGTATAG aTGTGAGCGACTAGAAGAGCAACTGAATGACCTGACAGAACTTCACCAGAACGAGATCCTGAACTTAAAGCAGGAGCTGGCCAGCATGGAAGAGAAAATCGCCTACCAGTCCTATGAGCGGGCCCGGGACATCCAG GAAGCCCTGGAGGCCTGTCAGACCCGCATCTCCAAGATGGagctgcagcagcaacagcagcaagtggTGCAGCTGGAAGGGCTGGAGAACGCCACTGCCCGGAACCTTCTGGGCAAACTCATCAACATCCTCCTAGCTGTCATGGCAGTCCTCTTGGTCTTTGTGTCCACAGTAGCCAATTGTGTGGTCCCCCTCATGAAGACACGCAACAGGACGTTCAGCACTTTATTCCTTGTGGCTTTCATTGCTTTTCTCTGGAAGCACTGGGATGCCCTCTTCAGCTACGTGGACCGGCTCTTCTCACCCCCCAGATGA